TGCTCTTGTTTTGCTTTTGCCGTAATTTAATCCCTTTTCCTTTTAAGAACATTTTTGGTTAAAAAAAGTTTTGTTCCAGGAGTAAACTTATATGGAAACTCCTCTGTTTGCCGTCGTTTCGCATGAGGAATGACGCCGGATGCCATTGTTTCCATCCCTATGATTTGTCTATATATGTAGGAAAACATCAACAGATAACTAATAATTGATCATTACCAAATACTCTCCTTCTGCTTCTATCGTGAATTCTGTTTCTGTACATTCGTTGAGAGTCCCTTGCCACCAGTTGGTAAAGTCGCTCAGGGGATAGACTAATCCCTTACCGTGCAGACCGTGGGCGGTGAAGTTGATGATGGAAACTTGCTGACCGGGACGGCAAGAGAAAGTGTGCATATCCCGGCAGGGGATAAAGACGCCGTAGTCGGTATAGGTGCGGACATCTGCTCCGGCACGCATGTAATCTATGAGCAGACTGAGGTTTCCTAAAGTATGGTCTTCACGCTTACCGGTAGCGCCTACAATGGCGATATGGCGTTTGTTTTGCGATAGTAGGAAATTAATGGCTTTAGTTTGGTCATTAGTCTCTTGGTCGCTGAGACGGTGCAAGATATGCCCGTACTTTTCCCGGTTCTCTTCGCTCAAAGAATCTCCGTCTCCAATGATAACATCGGGTACATGTCCACGGTGGATATACTCATCGGCCCCGCCATCACAACAAATTACGTAAGGCGCTTCCGCTAATACCTTCAAAGGCAGGGGATTCGTTGGATAGTCCCCGTTTGCCAAAACTACTGCTTCTATTTCCATCAACCAATCACTAATCACTAATCGTTAATCACTAATTTCCATCATCTTCTTCCATTTGAAATAGCCAAAGATAGCGATTATTGTGTATAGACCGTATAAAGCGGCGGTAAAATCAAGTCCTTTATAGATATATAATCCCGTGCTGACGGCATCTACGGCAATCCACGCCCACCATTGTTCTACGTATTTGCGTGCCAGCATCCACATGCCGACAATGCTCAGTGCAGTAGTGAACGAATCAAGCCATGGCACATTACTATCCGTGAAGTTTATCAAGATATAGGCGATACCCAGCAACGTGACGACAAATACAGCTATGAGCGGCAGTAAGTAACGTAGTGGCATACGTGTAATAGGTAGCTCTTTCGGCTGTGCTGCTTCTTTTCGCAACAGCTTTTTACGCAGGAACGTTCCGTATTTCCACATCATCCATCCGTAGAGGGCAGCGCCCAGGTAGTAGATGTTGATACCGAAATCGGCATATAGTCCTGCTTCGTAGTAAACAAAAATATAGATTGCAGGCATGATGATGCCTGCTATCCATAGATAAATGCTTGCGCGATACTCAAACCAAAGATAGAGTAATCCGACCAATGTACCGGTTATTTCGAGAAGCTGCTCCATATCATCTTTTTAACTCCTATGTTATGTAGAGGTTAAAAACTCAGTGTAATATGCGCCAGCGCGTTGACTCCCGCATTCGGATAATAAACCGCATGGTTGGAGGTATAAAGCAACTTGCTGTCAGGGGTCTTTATCTGATTTTTTCCATGTCCCTGATAAACGGCGGCGCCGGAGGCATATCCGTTGCTTTCGTAGGTTTCGTCAAAGAGATTATATACGGTCATGCCTATGCTTACTGATTTTGTGCCGTGCAGTTTGAAGGTATAGCCCATGCTGAGGTTGCTTACGCAATAACTGTTCAGTACACAGTCTTCCTGATGTGCGTTGTTGAGGTATTGCTTGCCCACGTATTGTGTCTGTAAGGAGGCACTGAAACCTTTGTAATCCAATGAGATCAGACTGTTGGCCATGAAATCGGGAGAGAAAGCTATGGGTGTGGTTCCGATGTAGCGCGTGGTCTGTGAAATGCCCCAGCTTTCGCTGTACATGTCTTTCCCATCTTCGTTGATGTCGCTCAGGTATTCCGTATAGTCCTTGATGCGGTTACGGCTGATGGTTGCATTGACATCCCAGCGCAGCCAACGGGCGATTTGCGCACCTGCCATCAGCTCAATGCCCATGCGATAGCTGTCTTTCACGTTCTCTGCCACAGCTTCGCCGATTTCATTCAGTTGGCCGTTCAGTACCAATTGGTTCTTGTAGTTCATGTAGTAAAGGTTGATGCCGGCATTGAATCGGTCTGTGTGGAAATCATATCCCAGTTCGTAATCAAATAGACGCTCCGCCTTGGGGCGGGCCGCAAAGAGATTGTCCGTATAGTTGTTACGGGTAGGCTCCTTGTGTGCTACGCTGAAAGAGGCATATACCTTGTTGTGTGAATCAATGTTCCAGAGTGCTC
Above is a window of Bacteroides helcogenes P 36-108 DNA encoding:
- a CDS encoding thiamine diphosphokinase: MEIEAVVLANGDYPTNPLPLKVLAEAPYVICCDGGADEYIHRGHVPDVIIGDGDSLSEENREKYGHILHRLSDQETNDQTKAINFLLSQNKRHIAIVGATGKREDHTLGNLSLLIDYMRAGADVRTYTDYGVFIPCRDMHTFSCRPGQQVSIINFTAHGLHGKGLVYPLSDFTNWWQGTLNECTETEFTIEAEGEYLVMINY
- the pnuC gene encoding nicotinamide riboside transporter PnuC; the encoded protein is MEQLLEITGTLVGLLYLWFEYRASIYLWIAGIIMPAIYIFVYYEAGLYADFGINIYYLGAALYGWMMWKYGTFLRKKLLRKEAAQPKELPITRMPLRYLLPLIAVFVVTLLGIAYILINFTDSNVPWLDSFTTALSIVGMWMLARKYVEQWWAWIAVDAVSTGLYIYKGLDFTAALYGLYTIIAIFGYFKWKKMMEISD